The sequence GACGACCGATGTGGTGCACGCGGCCCTGACGCTCTTCACCAACGGCCCGACCGGCATGACGGGCAACGACGACCTGGGCACGATGTCCGCCTGGATGGTGCTGTCGTCCATCGGGGTCTTCCCGGTCCAGCCCGGCACCGACACCTGGGGTCTGTCCACGCCGGCGTTCGAGCGCGTCGACATCAGGCTCGACCGCCGCTACTACCCGCGCGGCGCGCTGACCGTCAGCGCCCCCGGCACCTCCGGCACCGACCGCTACATCCAGTCCGCCCGGCTCGACGGCGCACCCCGGGCGCGTACGTACCTCACCACGGACGACATCCGCTCGGCCCGCTCGCTCTCCTTCACGGTGGGCGCCGAGCCGTCGGCGTGGGGAACCTCACCCGAGGACGCCCCGCCCGCCCTGGGCTGACCCGGCGGCGGCACGGCCGAGCGCCCTCCTTCCCGTCCGGACGGGAAGGAGGGCGCTCGGTACGCGTGGTTCGGACAGGCCCTAGCCGGGAAGACCCGGGTCGATTGCCTCGGCGACGCTCGGGAAGACCGGGAGCGCGGAGTCGAGTCCCAGCACGCCGATCAGCCGCTCCATGAAGACGGAGGGCGCGGCCAGCCGCAGCCTGGGGCCGAGCGCGGTCTGCCCCTGAAGGAGCACGTTCACCGTGGTGGAGTCGGCGAAACTCACGTCCGAGAGGTCGACGACGACCGGCCCGGTGCCCTCCAGCGACGCGTTCTCCAACGCCGCGCCGAGAGGCGCGACGTTGTCGATGTCGAGGTCGCCGGTTACCGCGAGCACCAGCGCTCCCCGTTCGTGACGTGGGACGATCTGCATGGCGCGGCCGGCGCTGGGGGGTGGAAGCACGTTCACCTCGTGATGCACTGGACGGTGGGAAAACACCGGATCAGGCGGACGGTCCGATTCTGCCCCGTGCCTGCTCGCGGCGGGAATGCTCAACGATAAAAGTAACAGTTGCCATTTGACAACATTCTTCATCGGGCAACAATCTGTACCGAACGATCAACGAGTCGCCCGTCCGGGGAGCGCCTCAGAAACGCGGAAGCAGGGCTGCATGAAGCTAGGCGCTGTCCGCGACGTCGTCGCGAAGCCGCGCGGCCGGACTCCGGTCGCCGGTGAGCCGCTGCGATGCCGCCGAGCGGAAGGCGGTGAGCCCCGCGGCCAGAGCCGCCACCTCGGAGGGCTGCATTCTCTCCAGTACGGCGGTGAGCTCCCGGGTACGGATCGCCCGGTACTCCTCCAGCAGCTCCCGGCCCCTGCGGGTCAGGCGCAGCTCGACCTCCCGGCGGCTCGTCGGGCTCGGGTCCCGCTGGACCAGGCCCATGGCCTCCATCCGGTCGCAGAGCCGGCTCACCGAGGGCGCCCGCGAGCCCAGCGCCTCACCGAGCGAGCGGAGGTTGCTCCCCTCCTGCTGCTCGATGACGAGCAGCGCGCGAAGCTGGGAGGGGGAGACCACGCCGAGCGCGGCGGCCTCCTGGCCCCGGCCCCACAACACCTCCAGAAGCTCGGACGCGGCACAGACGTCCTCGGACACCTGTTCAGGGCGGTGAGGAAGTCCGGTGCGGTGGGGCATTCTTCCACTCTGTCACCCGTAACGTGCTCCTGTCAGCCTGGCTCCGTCCCCGCCACCCACCGAAGAATGGGCGAAACAGCGTGAATGCCCACACGGAGATCGAACGAGCGCTACGCGCGGCGGCACCGTACGCCCTGGTCGGGACGGTGCGCGACTTCCTCGCGGAAAAATACGGCGCACGCTCGGTGCAGCTGCTGCTGGCGGACTACGGAATGACCGTGCTCAACCCGGTCGACCCCTCCGACGGCCTCGGCCAGCCGCTCTCGGTGTACAACAGCCCCCAGGGCCGCGCCTTCGGCAGCCAGCGCCCGCACGAGGGACGGACCGGACCCGACGACGCGGCCGACCACTACTTTCCGGTCACCGTCCGGGGCGAGCGCCTCGGCATCCTCACCGTCCGGCTGCCGTCCGCGCGCTCCACCCCGCACGTCATGGACGACCTCACGCATGTGGCCGAACTCCTGGGGCACGAGCTGGTCGTCGCCGAGCGGGAGACCGACCACTACCAGCGGGCCCGCCGCACCACGCGCCTGACCCTCGCCGCCGAAATGCAGTGGCAGCTGCTTCCCGCCCGGTCGTTCGCCGCCCCGGAGTACGCCATAGGGGCCCAGCTCGAACCCGCCTACGCCATCCACGGCGACAACTTCGACTGGGCGGCGGAGGGCGACCAGCTCAGCGTGGCCGTGACCAACGGCCTGGGCGAAGGCATCCGCGCCTCCCTGCTCACCAACCTCGCCGTGAACGCGCTGCGCAACGCCAGGAGAGCCGGGATCGGCATCGCGGACCAGGCGGCCCTCGCCGACCAGGCCATCTACGACCAGCACCGCGGCGCCGCCCACGTGTCCACCCTGCTGCTCCGCTTCGACCTGGCCACCGGGGCGGTCGACGCCGTGGACGCGGGCTCTCCGCAGCTGTGGCGGCTGCGCGGCCGCACGGTGACGCGGGTGGCGCTGGACGCCCAGTTGCCGCTGGGCATGTTCGAGGAGTCGCAGTACGTCGTCCAGCACCTCCAGGCCCGCCCGGGGGACCGGCTGCTGCTCGTCAGCGACGGGGTCTACGACGCGGTGTCACCGCTCGGTGAGAAGTACGCGGAACGCGGCCTGGCCAGGGCGGTCCTCGCCACCCGTCTGCTGTCGGCCGCCGCGGTGCCGGGGGCGGTGCTGCGGGAACTCGCGGAGCACCGCTCGTCGGACACGCTCGACGACGCGCTGGTCATGTGCATCGACTGGTTCGGCCGGCAGGACGCCCGGGGCTGAGCCCGCGACGGGCGCCGCGGGCCCGCTCAGCTGCTGAGCGTGAACTCGGCCCGGATGCGCTTGCCGACCGGCACCCGCTCGGCGGTGACCCGGTCGCACAGGGCCACCACGATCTCCATGCCGTGACCGCCCAGGCGGCTCGGATCGGGGGCGTAGAACACCGGCAGCGCGCTGCTGCTGTCGTACACCGTGATGCTGATCCGCTCCGCGGTGCCCTCCAGCTCCAGCAGGTACGGGCCGTGGCTGTAGCGCTCGGCGTTGGTGACCAGCTCACTCACCGCCAGCATCAGGTCATTGCGGGTGTGGGTGCCGAGCACCGCCATCCACTCGGACACCAGCCTGACCAGGAAACGGTCGGCCAGCGCCCGTGCCTGGGAAATGCACCCCGGCTCGCCGTCGAACACCTCGGCGCTGTGCAATGCCTCCGTGGGCGGACAGCTCCGGGGGGAGTCGTCCGGCCGGGAGATCGCCTGTTCGTTCATGTGCTCCAGCCAGGGCGCAGCGGGGAGGTCGAAGACCTCTTTCTGCTGATCGTGTACCCGCGTCGGGAGATCCCACTCCCAAGCATCTTCAGCGAATATTACGCGCGGCCGGGAAGCCGTACCACGGTGAGGAAGAACTCGTCGATCTGGCGCACGGCCGCCATGAACTGGTCGAGGTCGACCGGCTTGGTGACATAGGCGTTGGCGTGCAGTTTGTAGCTGCGCAGGATGTCCTCCTCGGCGGAGGACGTGGTCAGCACGACGACCGGGATGAGGGAGAGCACGGGGTCCTGCTTGATCTGCTCCAGGACCTGGCGGCCGTCGTACTTGGGGAGGTTGAGGTCGAGCAGGATCAGATCGGGGCGGGGCGCCTCGGCGTGCGCGCCCCGGCGGTAGAGGAAGTCGAGCGCCTCCTCGCCGTCCCGCGCCACGTGGAGCGTGTTGCGGATCTTGTTGTCCTGGAACGCCTCGCGCGTCATCAGCTCGTCGCCGGGGTCGTCCTCGACGAGAAGGATCTCGATGGGCAGTACGGAGGTGTTCACGCGGTCTCTCCGGAGATCTCGGCTGGGAGGGTCGGGCCGGCCGGCTCCGCGGGGGCGTCGGCGGGCAGGAGGAAGTGGATGCGGGCGCCCTGGCGGGACTCCGGATCGAGCCAGATCCGGCCGCCGTGGAACTCGATGATCTTGCGGCACAGGGCGAGGCCGATGCCCGTGCCCTCGTACTCGTCGCGGGGGTGCAGCCGCTGGAAGATGACGAAGACCTTCTCCGCGAACTCGGGCGCGATGCCGATGCCGTTGTCCGTCATGGTGAAGTGCCAGTCGTCGCCCTCCCGCTCGCAGCCGACCGTGATCACGCACGGCTCGTCCGGGCGGCGGAACTTCACGGCGTTCCCGACCAGGTTCTGCCAGATCATGGTGAGCGTCGTGGGGTCCCCGGTGACCGGGGGGAGGGGCGCGGCACGGACGACCGTGGTCCCCGACTCCTCGATCACCAGCGCCAGATTGGCCAGCGCCCGGTCCAGCGCCCCGTCCAGGTCGACAGGGTTCCACCGGTCGTGGACGCGCCCGACCCGGGAGAACGTGAGCAGGTCGTTGATGAGCACCTGCATGCGCTTGGCGCCGTCGACCGCGAAGTCGATGTACTGCTTGCCCCGGCCGTCCAGCTCCGTGCCGTACCGCTTCTCCAGCAGTTGGCAGAACGACGCCACCTTGCGCAGCGGCTCCTGGAGGTCGTGCGAGGCGACGTAGGCGAACTGCTCCAGTTCGGAGTTGGACCTGCGCAGCTCCACCGTCTGCTGTGCGAGCAGTTCCTCCCGCTCCTGCGCGGCGTCGACCTCCGCCACCAGCCGGCCGCGCATGTCCTCGACCGCCGCGGCCACCGCCCGTACGTCGGACGGCCCGCGCACCTCGATGCGGCGCCGGCGGAAGCTGCCCGAGCGGACTCTCCCGGATGCCTCGGCCAGGGCGTTCAACGGGCGCCCCACCATGCGTTGCAGCAGCACGCTGAGCGAGATCACGCACACCACGAAGCCGATCACCAGGGCGATCAGCACCCGGTCGCGGGTGTGGCGCGCGTCGTCCAGCTGGGTGCGTGCCCGGTCCCGGGCAGCATCGAGATGCGCCTGCTGGGTGCCGTAGAGCTGCCGCAGCCGGTCGAAGGCGGCCTTGCTCTGCGTGGTCCGCTCCGAGGAGCGGCCCCCGGGTCCGTCGCGGCGGACGACCGCGATCAGCGGGTCGGCGTGCACCCTGCGCCACTGTGCGGAGGCCGCGGCGATCCGGTCCAGGTCGCGGTTGTACGGCGCGCTGTCACCCATCGCGGCGCGCACCCGGGCCAGCCGGTCCTGTTCGGCCTCCTTGCCCGCGGCGAACGGCTCCAGGAACGAGGCGTCACCGGTCAGCGCGTAGCCGCGTACGCCCGTCTCCTGGTCGAGCAGCGCGTTCTGCAGCTGGAAGGAGGCGGAGCGGGCCGGCTGGATACGGTCCACCAGCTCGGTGGTCCGGTCGGAGATCCGGGACAGGACCAGCCCGCCGACCACCAGACAGCCGCAGACGACGAGTACGAAACAGCCCAGGATCAGATGGACCCAGTTCTGGACGGACAGACGAGCCCGGAATCCGGCCGGCTTCGCGGTGGTGTCGGGTATGTCACCGCTCATGGGTGGTGCTCCAGCCGAGGTGCAGGACGGCCACGTCGTCGGCGAGCCCCCCGTGCGGCGCCGCCGCCTGAGAGGCGCCCGCGACGAGTGCGTCGACGAACGGGCGGGCGGCGAGGCGGGCCTGGCCCCGGGCCATGTCGAGGAGTCCTTCCTCGCCCAGCCGGGTGTCCGGACCGTTGCGCCCCTCGAAGAGGCCGTCGGTGAACAGGACGAGCGCGGCGCCGGGCGTGAGTTCCACGTCGTTGACCGGCCACTGGCCGTGCCCGGGAAGCAGCCCGAGCGCCATTCCGCCCTCGGGCTCCACCCACTCGACGTCTCCGCCCTGCCGCAGCAGCAGCCCCGGATGGCCGGCCCGGACGACGCGGACCCGGTCCCCTTCGGGCGGAAAGACCAGCGAGGTGACGGTCGCGAAGACATGGGGATCGGAACGCTCGGCGACCAGGATCGACTCCAGCAGCCCGAGCTGCTCCAGCGGATCGGTTCCGCACAGCACGGCCGTGCGCCAGGCCACGCGCAGGCATACGCCGAGCGCCGCCTCCGCCGCACCGTGCCCCGACACATCGCCGATGACCGCCCGGACCGTGCCGTCGGCCGTCTGCACCACGTCGTAGAAGTCACCGCTGAGCAGGCCGTGGGCGCGGCCCGGTTCGTAGCGGGCGACGGCCTGGAAGCTGTCGTCGTTCAGCAGCGGTATGGGCAGCAGGCCGCGTTCGAGGCGCGCGTTCTCCTGCGCCATCAGCTGGTTGGCCCGCAGGGCGGAGGCGGCCCGCTCGACCTGCTTGCGCTGGAGGGCGTAGCGGATCGCGCGCGACAGCGCCTGCGGATCGAGCCGGCCCTTGACGAGGTAGTCCTGCGCCCCGGTCGCCACGGCCTTCAGACCCGCGTCGGCCTCCGCGAGACCGGTCAGGACCACGATCGCGGCGTCCTGGGACGTGTCGACGATCTGTGTGACGGCCCGCAGTCCGTGGACGTCGGGCAGATGCAGGTCGAGCAGGACGCAGACGGGCGCCCGGTGCGAGCGCAGATACGCCAGTGCCTCGGACAGGGTCTTGCACCAGGTCAGCGCCGAGTCCAGCTCACCGTCGGCGAGCATCTCCTCGACGAGCAGCGCGTCGCCCGCGTCGTCCTCGACGAGCAGGATGGAACCGGTGACGTCCCAGACGGAGCCCCCGCCGTCGGCCTCGTGGGCCGTCTGGAGCGGGAAGGAGGCGGGGACGGGAGGCCGAGCGGGGGCGCTCATGCGCATCTCAGCCACGCTTCACCCTCTCGTTGCCACCGAGCGGGCCGCCCGCCGGTGTGCCCCGCAGCATATGTGAACGACGCCCTCCGCTCTGCCGTAGGGCGTCGTCCGCTGCGTCTTCGGCCACAGCCTGCCGGTGCGTGGCCGATTCGAGAGGGTGGGGGAGCGGCCGGGGCGGGTGTCCTCACCCGCCCCGGTGCCCGTTTCAGGCTTCGACGGACATCCCCGCCCGCAGCCGCTTGACGATGCGGGCGAGCAGCCGGGACACATGCATCTGGGAGACGCCCAGCTCCGCCCCGATCTGGGACTGCGTCATCTCCTCGCCGAAGCGCATCTGGACGATGCGGCGCTCGCGGGCGTCGAGCTTCTCCAGCAGCGGCGCCAGGGTGTGGAGGTTCTCCACGGTCTCCATGCCGGGGTCGGCCTCACCGATCACATCGGCGTACGACCGCTGCTCGTTGCCGGAGTCGGTCTCGGCGCTGGGAGTGTCCAGGGAGCCGGCCGAGTATCCGTTGGCCGCGACCAGGCCCTCGATGATCTCCTCCTCGGGCAGGTCGAGGTGGGCGGAGAGCTCGGCGACCGTCGGATCGCGGTCCAGCCGCGACGACAGCTCCTCCTTCGCCTTCGCCAGGTCGACCCGCAGCTCCTGGAGCCGGCGCGGCACGTGCACCGCCCAGGTGGTGTCGCGGAAGAAG comes from Streptomyces sp. Mut1 and encodes:
- a CDS encoding STAS domain-containing protein, with product MQIVPRHERGALVLAVTGDLDIDNVAPLGAALENASLEGTGPVVVDLSDVSFADSTTVNVLLQGQTALGPRLRLAAPSVFMERLIGVLGLDSALPVFPSVAEAIDPGLPG
- a CDS encoding MarR family winged helix-turn-helix transcriptional regulator — translated: MPHRTGLPHRPEQVSEDVCAASELLEVLWGRGQEAAALGVVSPSQLRALLVIEQQEGSNLRSLGEALGSRAPSVSRLCDRMEAMGLVQRDPSPTSRREVELRLTRRGRELLEEYRAIRTRELTAVLERMQPSEVAALAAGLTAFRSAASQRLTGDRSPAARLRDDVADSA
- a CDS encoding PP2C family protein-serine/threonine phosphatase; its protein translation is MNAHTEIERALRAAAPYALVGTVRDFLAEKYGARSVQLLLADYGMTVLNPVDPSDGLGQPLSVYNSPQGRAFGSQRPHEGRTGPDDAADHYFPVTVRGERLGILTVRLPSARSTPHVMDDLTHVAELLGHELVVAERETDHYQRARRTTRLTLAAEMQWQLLPARSFAAPEYAIGAQLEPAYAIHGDNFDWAAEGDQLSVAVTNGLGEGIRASLLTNLAVNALRNARRAGIGIADQAALADQAIYDQHRGAAHVSTLLLRFDLATGAVDAVDAGSPQLWRLRGRTVTRVALDAQLPLGMFEESQYVVQHLQARPGDRLLLVSDGVYDAVSPLGEKYAERGLARAVLATRLLSAAAVPGAVLRELAEHRSSDTLDDALVMCIDWFGRQDARG
- a CDS encoding ATP-binding protein; this encodes MNEQAISRPDDSPRSCPPTEALHSAEVFDGEPGCISQARALADRFLVRLVSEWMAVLGTHTRNDLMLAVSELVTNAERYSHGPYLLELEGTAERISITVYDSSSALPVFYAPDPSRLGGHGMEIVVALCDRVTAERVPVGKRIRAEFTLSS
- a CDS encoding response regulator, whose amino-acid sequence is MNTSVLPIEILLVEDDPGDELMTREAFQDNKIRNTLHVARDGEEALDFLYRRGAHAEAPRPDLILLDLNLPKYDGRQVLEQIKQDPVLSLIPVVVLTTSSAEEDILRSYKLHANAYVTKPVDLDQFMAAVRQIDEFFLTVVRLPGRA
- a CDS encoding sensor histidine kinase — protein: MSGDIPDTTAKPAGFRARLSVQNWVHLILGCFVLVVCGCLVVGGLVLSRISDRTTELVDRIQPARSASFQLQNALLDQETGVRGYALTGDASFLEPFAAGKEAEQDRLARVRAAMGDSAPYNRDLDRIAAASAQWRRVHADPLIAVVRRDGPGGRSSERTTQSKAAFDRLRQLYGTQQAHLDAARDRARTQLDDARHTRDRVLIALVIGFVVCVISLSVLLQRMVGRPLNALAEASGRVRSGSFRRRRIEVRGPSDVRAVAAAVEDMRGRLVAEVDAAQEREELLAQQTVELRRSNSELEQFAYVASHDLQEPLRKVASFCQLLEKRYGTELDGRGKQYIDFAVDGAKRMQVLINDLLTFSRVGRVHDRWNPVDLDGALDRALANLALVIEESGTTVVRAAPLPPVTGDPTTLTMIWQNLVGNAVKFRRPDEPCVITVGCEREGDDWHFTMTDNGIGIAPEFAEKVFVIFQRLHPRDEYEGTGIGLALCRKIIEFHGGRIWLDPESRQGARIHFLLPADAPAEPAGPTLPAEISGETA
- a CDS encoding PP2C family protein-serine/threonine phosphatase is translated as MRMSAPARPPVPASFPLQTAHEADGGGSVWDVTGSILLVEDDAGDALLVEEMLADGELDSALTWCKTLSEALAYLRSHRAPVCVLLDLHLPDVHGLRAVTQIVDTSQDAAIVVLTGLAEADAGLKAVATGAQDYLVKGRLDPQALSRAIRYALQRKQVERAASALRANQLMAQENARLERGLLPIPLLNDDSFQAVARYEPGRAHGLLSGDFYDVVQTADGTVRAVIGDVSGHGAAEAALGVCLRVAWRTAVLCGTDPLEQLGLLESILVAERSDPHVFATVTSLVFPPEGDRVRVVRAGHPGLLLRQGGDVEWVEPEGGMALGLLPGHGQWPVNDVELTPGAALVLFTDGLFEGRNGPDTRLGEEGLLDMARGQARLAARPFVDALVAGASQAAAPHGGLADDVAVLHLGWSTTHER
- a CDS encoding RNA polymerase sigma factor SigF; protein product: MATTTERTGEVFGDTHTLVEQDGTPQGAGTAELPWIEDTGKVAPKDARALSKMFLDRLQTLEEGTHEYQYARNTLIEMNLSLVRYAASRFRNRGGDDVEDIIQVGTIGLIKAIDRFDLTREVEFATFAVPYIVGEIKRFFRDTTWAVHVPRRLQELRVDLAKAKEELSSRLDRDPTVAELSAHLDLPEEEIIEGLVAANGYSAGSLDTPSAETDSGNEQRSYADVIGEADPGMETVENLHTLAPLLEKLDARERRIVQMRFGEEMTQSQIGAELGVSQMHVSRLLARIVKRLRAGMSVEA